One genomic window of Choristoneura fumiferana chromosome 14, NRCan_CFum_1, whole genome shotgun sequence includes the following:
- the LOC141435221 gene encoding uncharacterized protein has protein sequence MASVHFVRSLENLVSNMNTYFAATCLLAFAAVAAANPPATLSYLPYATVEKIPNPSYGFNYAVNDPSTGDNKGQWETRDGDVVRGAYSLVEPDGNVRLVEYTADSVHGFNAVVKRTGPNVHSIGLPVAAPIVHAPIAHAPIAHAPIAPIVPVAPIAAIDPEPIVHSPLITPVIDTAPIIAPYDVYPILPPAPSPWVHLSGATYGHKGNIVRRWTAGPISLDGHKLTIRTKH, from the exons ATGGCATCAGTGCACTTCGTTCGCTCACTGGAAAACCTTGTCAGCAACATGAACACATATTTCGCG GCCACCTGCCTTTTGGCATTCGCTGCTGTTGCAGCAGCAAACCCACCGGCGACGCTATCCTACTTACCATACGCCACTGTCGAGAAAATA CCAAACCCAAGCTACGGTTTCAACTACGCGGTCAACGACCCGTCGACTGGCGACAACAAGGGCCAGTGGGAGACGAGGGACGGCGACGTCGTCCGTGGCGCGTATTCTCTCGTCGAGCCCGACGGCAACGTGCGCCTAGTAGAGTACACTGCCGATTCGGTGCATGGATTCAACGCCGTTGTAAAGAGGACCGGCCCTAACGTGCATTCGATTGGATTACCCGTTGCTGCCCCGATAGTGCACGCTCCGATCGCGCACGCTCCTATTGCGCACGCGCCGATTGCACCGATCGTCCCCGTCGCACCCATAGCAGCCATAGACCCTGAGCCGATCGTCCACAGCCCGCTTATCACCCCCGTGATTGACACTGCACCAATCATCGCTCCGTACGACGTGTACCCGATCCTGCCCCCCGCGCCTTCCCCCTGGGTACACCTCTCTGGCGCCACCTATGGCCACAAGGGCAACATCGTCCGCCGATGGACCGCCGGCCCCATCTCTCTGGATGGCCACAAGCTGACCATCAGAACCAAGCACTGA
- the LOC141434916 gene encoding uncharacterized protein, whose protein sequence is MTRVIRTTLTLALLAATVSSGVIPAASIIGTVDHHPRYAFDYAVNDIVTKDNKAQWEARDGNLVKGSYSLVEPDGSLRVVDYKADDLTGFSAVVKRLGPNVHPTPLQHKVIAPLTQIPLGPTSTLPLVPIQPLPLLTPVNYGFGPAPLAIGVPKVASLGHWSLPWDPLTHSYGGWVPLNGPILPLGPGPYATIYSKKLVNGKLVKWATGPISLAGRKLVLKTKH, encoded by the exons ATGACGAGGGTTATAAGG ACAACATTAACTCTGGCGCTACTAGCAGCCACAGTTTCAAGCGGTGTCATTCCAGCAGCTTCTATAATCGGTACCGTG GATCATCATCCACGTTACGCCTTCGACTATGCAGTGAACGACATCGTCACGAAAGACAACAAGGCGCAGTGGGAGGCGAGAGACGGCAACTTAGTCAAAGGCTCTTACTCCCTCGTCGAACCCGACGGGAGTCTCCGCGTCGTTGACTACAAGGCTGACGATCTGACGGGCTTCAGCGCCGTCGTTAAACGACTAGGACCGAACGTCCACCCCACCCCGTTGCAGCACAAAGTGATAGCACCGCTAACCCAAATACCGCTAGGGCCAACATCCACGTTACCTTTGGTTCCTATTCAGCCGCTACCTTTACTAACTCCAGTAAATTACGGCTTTGGACCGGCCCCGCTTGCCATTGGAGTACCTAAAGTAGCGTCGTTGGGACACTGGAGCTTGCCATGGGACCCGTTGACACATTCGTACGGCGGCTGGGTGCCCCTGAATGGACCCATATTGCCCCTTGGCCCGGGACCCTACGCAACAATTTACAGTAAGAAATTAGTAAATGGTAAACTCGTCAAGTGGGCTACTGGACCCATCTCCCTGGCCGGTAGAAAACTTGTTTTGAAAACGAAACATTAG